ACGTGCCATCGCCCTGGCGCACTTCCAGCAGGCCGGCGTAGAGCAGCACGCGTATGGCTTCGCGCACGGTATTGCGGCTGATGCCTAGTTCTTCGGCCAACTCCGGTTCGGTCGGCATCTTGCAGCCTACCGGCCAGCGGCCGGCGGCCAATTGCTGTCCCAGGCTTTCCAGCGCGATATCGACCAGCGAGCGTTTGACGACGGGATTCATCGTGGGTTCTCTAAACATCCAATCATCCGATGAATTTTACGCCAAAAATTCTAGCTGCGCAAAAAATAAGCAGAGGAGTCAGGCGGTGGCGGAGAAGGCGCCGCTGGCGGAAATGCCAAGTCCTTGTCCCACCAGCATGGCATCCAGGGAGTAAGGCGCGCCCAAGGAGTACACCAGCGCATACATCGCCAGCCCGCTGATCTGCTGCGCCGACAGCGCCGAGTTGCTGGACGGGTAGCTCAGCAGATTCTGCAGATTGTAGGGGAAAGTGTTGGGGATGATGGGCTGGTTGCTGGCAAGCTGGTTGGTCCGCTGCTGCTTGAGCAGCGCGTTGGTTTGATTGATCAGGGTGCCGTTGCCATAGGTGGTGTAGCTGTTGGAGAGCGAGTTCAAGGCCTGGGCCGCGGTATACAGCAGATTGACCGCGCCGCTGGAGTCGCCGTTGTAGGCGGCCTGCAGCGAGCTGACATTCACGGTCAGGCTGCCGCCCAGGCCATATTGGCTGGGCGATTGATAATTGAGGCCGATCTGGCTCAGGCTGCTCAATAGCGAGCTGCCGTTGCTGAAGCTGCTTTGCGCTTCTTGGTTGAGCAACTGCGGCACCATGGCGGCGATGGGATCATTGCTGGCGATGGTCTGGTTGTTCAACAGGCCGTTGATGCCGCTTTGCGCGGTGTTGAAGGCGCTGGCCAGCGATTGGGCATTGCTGTTGAGCAGGTTGAAGTCGACATTGACCGCGATATTGCTGCTGCCGGTTGCCAGCAGATTAGCCGACGCGCCATAGCCCAGCGAGATGCCGAAATTGCTGGCGTTGGAGCCGGATACGCCGTTGATGGTGTAACTGGCGTTTTGCGCGCTCTGGCTTTGGGTCAGGTTCTGGCCGCTGCCTATGGCCAGAGTCTGGTCGAAAGCCAGCCGCGACAGGCCGCTTTGATCGGTATTGTTGCCGTCATTGTCGCTGACCGAGATGCGGAAGTTATTGCTGGCGCCGGTTTTGGCGCCGCTGATTTGCAGCTGATAGGCGCCGGAGCTGTTCTGGATCACATTGGCCACCACGCCGGCGCCGGCGCCGTTGATGGCGCTGGCGATGCCCGATAGCGTGCCGTTGGTGATGCTGATCGTCACCGGCGTGTCGTTGGCGGTGAAGCTGCTGGCCGAGGTGGAGCTGGTATAGGCGTAGCTGCCGGTGGTGATGGTCAGGCTGCCGGTGCCGACCGAGGTGCTGCCGCTATCGGGCAGAGTAAAGCTGCTGGTGGCGCTCTGCGCCTGGGCCAGTTGCGAAATCGTCAGCTGGTAGTTGGCGCTGAGCGCGCCGGATGCGGTGCTGACGCTGGCCACTGCAGGATTGCTGCTGGAGGCGGTGATGCCGTTAAGCTGATTGGTCGGCGAGTAAATCTGCTGCAGGCTGCTCTCAAAGGTATTGAGGATGGACATCAGCTGGCCCAGCGTGGACAGCTGCACCTGTATCGGGTCTGCCGCGCTGGAGGAGGATGCGCTTGTCGAGCTGCTGCCGGCGCTGGAGCCCAGCAGCAAGCCGCTCGACAATAAACCGCTCAAGTTTGGCAGCAAGCTGTCGAAAGACGAGAGAGCGGAGGAGTATCCGGACAGAGAGTTCATCGCAAACACGTGCAGGCCGTACTTTTCTCAAGCATAGCCCATGGCGCGCAAGTTGTTGGCGAGGCAGGCCTTTTTTCAAAGGCGATTGTTTCATTGTGTTGCGCTGCGGCAGATGGAAAAAAGGCATGGCTTGAGGCCATGCCTTTGGACGAGAGCGGCGCGGCTTACTTGGCCATCGCGTCTTTCACGCATTTCTTGGTGAAGCTTTGCTTGGCGGCGCCGGCCAGTTTCTTGTCGGCGGCCTTGGCGTCACAGCCGGTTTGAGCGGCGGCGGTGTCTTTCTCGCACTTTTTCAGAAAGCTTTGCTTGGCGGCGCCGGCCAGCTTCTTCTCCGCGGCCTTGGCGTCGCAGGCGGCGTCGGCGAAGGCCAGATTGGCGCTGAACAGGGCGAGCGCGGCGATCATCAGCGATTTGCGCATGTTTCGATTCTCCAGTTTGTTTGGCCCTTGCGGGCGGGTCAGTCGTTTTTCTTTTGCCGGGCGTTGAGCCAATACACAGCGGTCAGCGCCGCCAGCGAAAATAGCAGCAACATCAAGGCCAGCTGGCCGGCGCCGTCGTAATTGGCCTGCTCCACCTGATTGTACAGCGCGATCGATATCACCCGTGTTTCACCTTCGATATTGCCGCCTATCATCAGCACGACGCCGAACTCGCCCACGGTATGGGCAAAGCCCAGGCAGGCGGCGCTGAGCACGCCGCTGCGGCAGGAGGGCAGGATGATGTGGCGCATCCGTTGCCAGCGGTTGGCGCCCAGAATCAGCGCGCCTTCCAGCTCTTCCTGGCGCACTGCGCGGAAGCTGGTCAACAACGGTTGCAGCACGAAGGGAAACGAGTAAAACACCGAGGCGACGACCAGGCCGTAAAAGGTGAAAGCCAGCCCCGGCAGGTTCAGCGCGGCGGTGAGCTTGCCCACCGGGCCGTGCGGGCCGAAGGCCAGCAGCAGATAGAAGCCCAGCACGGTCGGCGGCAACACCAGCGGCAGCATGGCGGCGGCTTCGATTATCGGCGTCCATCTGGAGCGGCTGCGCGCCATCGCCCAGGCAAGGGGAATGCATAGCGTCAGCAACAAGGCGGTGCTGACGCCGGCCAGCTTGAGCGTCAGCGCGATGGCGGCGAGATCCTGCGGCGTCACGGTTTGAAGCGGTAGCCTGCCTGGCTCATCAGCGCGCGCGCCTGCTCGCCCTTGAGGAAGGCCATCAAGGCGCTTGCGGCCGGGGTGGCCTTGATCTGCAGCGCGTCCTGGCGGATGGGTTGATGCAGTTTTTCCGGCACCAGCCAGTAGCGGTTATGAATGCCTTGCTCCAGCAGCTGGGACAGGGCGACAAAGGCGAAATCGGCGCCGCCGACCTCGGCGAATTGCATGGTCTGGCCGATATTGTCGCCGGTCAGTAGTTTGGGTTTGACCGCGGCCTCCAGTTTGAGCGCGGCCAGCGTTTCCATCGCGGCGCGGCCATAGGGGGCGGTGGCCGGGTTGGCGACGGCCAGCTTGTTGAAATTGCCCTGGCGCAGCGCCGCTTCGCCCGCGTCGTCGCGCTTCTTGCTCCATAGCGCCAGCTGGCCGTAGGCATAGGTGAACTGGCTGGCAGGCAGGCCTACGCCGGCTTTCGCCAGTTCGGTAGGGCGTTCGTCGTCGGCCGACAGGAACACCTCGAACGGCGCGCCCTGGCGGATTTGCGCCGCCAGCTTGCCGGAGGCGCCGGCGCTGGCGCGGATGTCATGGCCGCTGGCGGCCTTGAAGGCGACGGCGATCTTGTCCAGCGTCTGCTGAAAATTGCTGGCCACCGCCACATTGACGGTATCTGCTTGGACAAGAGGCGACAAGAGTAGGCACAACAGGGCAAGGCGCAGGCGCATGATGACGCTCTCCAGTGATCGTTTCGTCATTATGCCGCCAAAAACGCCATGCTAGCCAGCCATCGCCGCTTGTTCGAATTGCAGCAGACGCAGCCAGTCGCAGCTGAGCAAATCCGCCCAGCCGCTGGGCGCGCCGTCCGTTTGCAGCGCTTCCGCCGCGCGCAAGGTGACGCCGCCGCCCAGCAAGCGGCCGCTTACCGAATCTTCCAATTGCAGAATGCTGGCCACGTGGTCCAAATACGGCGCGATGCCGCGAACCAGCGGCGATAGCGATTGCGCCGGTCTTTGCGGCGGCAGATAGCTGGCTTGGCGGGTGATGCGGCCCTGGCGGCTGCGCAAGGCCAGCCGCATGCTGGCGACCCCGGGCCCCGCCTCGTCCGCCAGCGGCAGGTCGGGCAGCCAGGCGCGCAGCAGCGTCTGCAGGCGCAGGCTGAGCGGGCTGCCCGGCGCGGTGGCGGCCAATTGCCAGCGTCCGTCCTGCTGCTGATCCAGCAGCCAGACCGGCTCAAGCAACACGGCGCGGTAGGGCGCGAGAGATTGGGCCGAGCCGGCATAGATGAATTGATGGCTGCGGCCGGCTTGGCTGAACGCTTGCGGCGGCGGCGCGCCGGCAGGCTCGTGGGCGCGGGCCACCCGGCAAAGTTCGCTCCAGGCTACCAACGCGCATCCTAGGTTGAAGAAGGGTTTCATCTACAATGGCGTCCATTGGGTATGAGGTGATGCCGCATCGCGGCGGCCGCCCGGCGGGTGACGCGCGCAGGGTGGTTCCATTCTGGAAAATAGGCAAAATCAGGCGAAGCGCTTTTGACCGGGCGCAAACAATCTTGAGCGGGCGCGCGGCGTCCTGTCATGTTGGCCAGGCGGCTTGCTGGTATGATGCGGCCTTCGCCGGCGCGCGCGTCGGTTTGGCACACCTTTTGAAGCGTATCGAATGAAGAAACTTTCCGGCTTCCTGTTGTTGATCCTGCTGGCCGCGGCCGGCTGGCTGGCCTGGGCGATCCTGATGCCGGTATCGCTGCCGGATGGCGGTTACAAATTGCTGGTCGGCCCCAATCGCACCATGCGGCAGATCGCGCATACCCTGGAAGACGACGGCGCCATCCGCAATCGCCAACTGATGGTGGCGCTGGCGCGCGCGTCCGGCGCGGATCGCAAAGTCAAAGCCGGCCTGTATCGTTTCGAGGGCGGACAGTCGATGCTGGATATCCTGAACCGCCTGATCCAGGGCCATCCCGACGAAGCCAGCCTGACCGCGATAGAAGGCTGGACCTTCCGCCAGCTGCGCCAGGCCTTGAACAAGCATCCCGACGTGAAGCATGACGCCGCGCAGATGAGCGACGCCGAGCTGATGCGCCAGCTGGGCGTGCCGAACGCCAGCCCGGAAGGACTGTTCTTCCCCAGCACCTATCTGTTCACGCCGGGCGTGTCCGACATGGATCTCTACCGCCAGGCCTTCGCCACCATGCAGCAGCAGCTGGAAGCGGCCTGGGCCGCGCGCAAGGCCGATCTGCCGGTGCATACGCCGTATGAATTGCTGATTCTGGCCAGCCTGGTGGAAAAGGAAACGGCCAGCGACGGCGATCGTCCCATGGTGGCGGCGGTATTCGTCAACCGCTTGAAGAAGGGCATGCGGCTGCAGACCGATCCCTCGGTGATCTATGGCATGGGCAGCCAATACCAGGGCAATATCGGCAAGGCCGACCTGCGCCGCGATACGCCGTACAATACCTATACTCGCGCCGGCCTGACGCCGACGCCGATCGCGCTGCCGAGCAAGGCGTCGCTGATCGCGGCCGCGCAGCC
The Chromobacterium sp. IIBBL 290-4 DNA segment above includes these coding regions:
- the fliD gene encoding flagellar filament capping protein FliD, translated to MNSLSGYSSALSSFDSLLPNLSGLLSSGLLLGSSAGSSSTSASSSSAADPIQVQLSTLGQLMSILNTFESSLQQIYSPTNQLNGITASSSNPAVASVSTASGALSANYQLTISQLAQAQSATSSFTLPDSGSTSVGTGSLTITTGSYAYTSSTSASSFTANDTPVTISITNGTLSGIASAINGAGAGVVANVIQNSSGAYQLQISGAKTGASNNFRISVSDNDGNNTDQSGLSRLAFDQTLAIGSGQNLTQSQSAQNASYTINGVSGSNASNFGISLGYGASANLLATGSSNIAVNVDFNLLNSNAQSLASAFNTAQSGINGLLNNQTIASNDPIAAMVPQLLNQEAQSSFSNGSSLLSSLSQIGLNYQSPSQYGLGGSLTVNVSSLQAAYNGDSSGAVNLLYTAAQALNSLSNSYTTYGNGTLINQTNALLKQQRTNQLASNQPIIPNTFPYNLQNLLSYPSSNSALSAQQISGLAMYALVYSLGAPYSLDAMLVGQGLGISASGAFSATA
- the modB gene encoding molybdate ABC transporter permease subunit, producing MTPQDLAAIALTLKLAGVSTALLLTLCIPLAWAMARSRSRWTPIIEAAAMLPLVLPPTVLGFYLLLAFGPHGPVGKLTAALNLPGLAFTFYGLVVASVFYSFPFVLQPLLTSFRAVRQEELEGALILGANRWQRMRHIILPSCRSGVLSAACLGFAHTVGEFGVVLMIGGNIEGETRVISIALYNQVEQANYDGAGQLALMLLLFSLAALTAVYWLNARQKKND
- the modA gene encoding molybdate ABC transporter substrate-binding protein: MTKRSLESVIMRLRLALLCLLLSPLVQADTVNVAVASNFQQTLDKIAVAFKAASGHDIRASAGASGKLAAQIRQGAPFEVFLSADDERPTELAKAGVGLPASQFTYAYGQLALWSKKRDDAGEAALRQGNFNKLAVANPATAPYGRAAMETLAALKLEAAVKPKLLTGDNIGQTMQFAEVGGADFAFVALSQLLEQGIHNRYWLVPEKLHQPIRQDALQIKATPAASALMAFLKGEQARALMSQAGYRFKP
- a CDS encoding DUF3313 family protein, giving the protein MVAWSELCRVARAHEPAGAPPPQAFSQAGRSHQFIYAGSAQSLAPYRAVLLEPVWLLDQQQDGRWQLAATAPGSPLSLRLQTLLRAWLPDLPLADEAGPGVASMRLALRSRQGRITRQASYLPPQRPAQSLSPLVRGIAPYLDHVASILQLEDSVSGRLLGGGVTLRAAEALQTDGAPSGWADLLSCDWLRLLQFEQAAMAG
- the mltG gene encoding endolytic transglycosylase MltG, with the translated sequence MKKLSGFLLLILLAAAGWLAWAILMPVSLPDGGYKLLVGPNRTMRQIAHTLEDDGAIRNRQLMVALARASGADRKVKAGLYRFEGGQSMLDILNRLIQGHPDEASLTAIEGWTFRQLRQALNKHPDVKHDAAQMSDAELMRQLGVPNASPEGLFFPSTYLFTPGVSDMDLYRQAFATMQQQLEAAWAARKADLPVHTPYELLILASLVEKETASDGDRPMVAAVFVNRLKKGMRLQTDPSVIYGMGSQYQGNIGKADLRRDTPYNTYTRAGLTPTPIALPSKASLIAAAQPADTDALYFVARGDGSSQFSSTLEQHNQAVRKYILKKGQS